AAAACCCGAGGTGTTATTTCCTCTACCAACAACCCCTTCATCTCCAGATTCAACCGCAGTACCCTTTGCTAACATATAGTGATCATTTCGTTCGTCATTGTCTCTGGTATTAATGTTTACAACCACTTTGTATTTATCCCCTAACCAGTTATTTGCGTATGTTTGTACCATCTGCTTTATTTCTAGTAACTGTTCCTTATAAAACTCAATATTTGGAGTTTTTTCACCGATAAAAGGAACACACATGGTAAGAGTAACAACATTGTCTAGACGAACCGCCATTATTTTAATATCAGAACCAATATATTCAAACTTTGGTTCAAATATGGACTTATAAAAGAGATTTTCTAAATTAATAACTAGTTGTTCTACCTTTGAGAAAGGGTAAAATCCAATAGAGCAAACAGTGTCATTTGCAATTGGATTTTTAATTTCTGGTAGATCCTCTTTTGATCTTGGTCTAAACCAATTTTTACCTTTATGTGGTGCACCACCTGCACGATTTAAAAAATCGTATATTTCAATATCTGTGGAGGAGTTAATCGAAGGTACAACTTTAGTTATATATTTTTTGGCAGCTTCGGACGCAATGTTAAAGGTGGGAATTTCTTGCTGTCCAAAGGAGTTGCTCATTCTTCCGTTAATAATTACTCTAATAGGCTTAACAATACTCCCAAAACCAAATCCAGCAACAGATTCTCCCCCTAAAAGGGATGTTTTGTCTACATTGTGATGCAAAATACAACCGAAATTCTTTAAACAATACTGGGCGTAGGAATATGATATGGCGTTGGCAACACCATCAGCAAGAGTGTCGGGGTGACCCCAACCTTTCCGTTCAACAATCTCCACACTTCTGGCGTTTATATCAGGATAAAGAGATTCAACTATTTGTAAATTCATTTTTCTAAGAAACTAGCAACCTCCGATATATTTTTAATGGTGGGATAAGACGACTGAGTTTTTGTTCCGTCCCTGTCCATAAGAATTACTTGCATTCCAAGTGTTTGTGCAGGAGCAAGGTATTTTTCCTTGTCATCAACAAACAACAGTTCCTCAAAAGGCAATTTTAAAGCATCACTAACATTTTGGTAAGCCTTTGGATCTGGTTTAGCAACACCGGCAACATTGGAAATTAAAATTGTGTTAAAGAAATTTGCCACACCACATCTTTGTACTTCCGAGAGGCGAGTCGGCCATCCATTTGTAAGTAGTGCAATAGAGAATTTTCGGTCAGTTAGCTGTTCTAATGTAGATAGTGCGTCTGGATACAATGTAGGGGTTATTTTTTCAAAACTCCAATCCATTAAAAATTCCACAAAATTTTCCTGATCTTTAGTTGGTAAGTTTTGAGCAACAGACTGATATTGAGAAAGTAAAATTTCGCGTTGTTCCTCTATATTTTTTGGCTGAAATGGTGGGATAAAAGATGCTAATTGTGTTTCACACAAAGTAATCTGCTCGTCACTAAAATTAAATTTATCCTTAATAATATTTTTTGGAAAATATCCTTCTAAAATTCCCGGGGATAATGTACCTAACCAATCTAAAACTACTCCTTTAATCATATTAATAATATATAAATCTCTCTTATAAAATTTAGAACATAAGGGGTATTGCGTTGCTGCTGCAAGTACCCCTAGATAGAAACTGCATACGAGCAGAGTGAATCCATTGACCCCGAAACATAGTTGTAGTGGGGATTTTCTACAACCCAGTTGATAAACTCGACCCTTCGGGCATGAAATTCTGGCGTATCCAAGCAAGGGAAAAAACCACCAAACCTAAGATCAGAACCAATTAGGATTGGTGAGCAAATTCCACGAATGTACGCCGAGGACATTTCATACAAGAAAAGCCGACTGAACAGTGGGTTCATTGGTTCAACCCTAAGTTCGGCTTCTGGCTCGTTAAGCAAGTGAAGGTACAAAACCGCCACGATTGGGATTTTGCCTTTTGAAACAGTAATTCCAAGTTGCTCTGGTATTACTGTTGCAGTCGCAGTCCAGTCATCAAGATGTTGGGCTTCTGGCTTAAAGGCATTTAGAAGGTCTGTGTTGTAGTTAAGTACGCTTGCCCTTCTAAACCGAAAGATCTTCTCGCCACCATATAGGTAGGCACAAGAATCCTTCATTCCTGCTAGCACGATGTTGTTACCAACAAGAGAAAACCCGTGGTCTCTACAAAGTGACAGAGAAACCGAGGTTTTCCCAGCCCCAGATCTACCAAGAAGCAGAATGCCCTTACCGTCCTTGGCAACCGCCGCCGCGCGCATGGTAAATTGACCATTCTCAAGTCGTTGCACTTCTAGAATGGAGTGGATCAGATACGGAAGTGTATCTCCCGCCACTAGGTCAATCATACTAGAGACGACGGTAAAACCCTTACCACCATAGTCTATTTTCAACGAGAAAGACGACCCTTCGGAAGTAATCACCTCCAACGAGTATCCCGATTCCGACAGGGTATCGTTACACCTGTACTCTGGAACAGAGTACACAAGCTTCGGATTCTGCAGGAGTGGCATAACATTAGCAGTAGGACTGTAAATGTTAATGCCATGGATTCCCATCCATGCAGAACAACGGAAAACACTGTCCGCTTGCATGGTGCCCTCCTTAGATCATTGAAATAAGGTTTCGGAAGTACCGAACTCTTTTTGGTATCCCATTTATACTACTTTCCTGTTATTTGGGCAAATCTCATATGCTATAGTTAGTATATGAAAATTGACATTTTATTGGAAGAGCTGGATAAATTAAATTTGCCCAAAGATCAATATGCAATAACCAGCTCTGGTTCTTTGGCGATTAGGGGTATAAGAGAAGCTAACGACTTGGATTGGGAAGGCTCTTTTTATAACAAGATTTAGAGAAGACCACGGGCTTGCCCGTGGATGAATCTTCCAATAAATTCCCCGCCTATGGCGGGGCGTTATATAGTACCACGCGCTTGCGCGTGGGAATCTATACCGACTCAAAAATTGCAACAGTAGGAAAACAGATAAAAACGGCAGATGTTATTAAAGGTTATAGATTTGTAACTCTACGACCATAATTTTATAGAAGGCGTGCCATCCCGTAGCCTTGGCGAAGGATGGCTGCGAACCGTAGATCAAATTAGAACCTATTTTATGGAAACTTCGGATATAATCACAATTCCAGAATTTGAAACTGCAGAGTTGGTTTCTGTTTTGAATGAATAGTACACACGCGCCAAAATTTACGATAGGAAGTATTTGTAACTTATCGAGTTAGAAATTTTGATTATTACACCTTTCTAGATCACGATCTAATTCTTTATTGTACTCGGAGAGGTCTAATAGAAACTCCTCTTCCAAATCGTAGCTGGTTCTTAGAGGCTCTTTCCTAAAGGAATGATTTGCTTTAGCAAGTTCTACGCAGGTCTTTACAAAGAGGGGAAATTTAACCGGTAAATCAATTTGCGGACAATACACCTTTTCTATTTTGTCAAAATCATCGTGTATACTTCTAATCTTTATCGCATAATTTTCTTCTGCATCGTGCAGTTCCTTTAAATATCTCGATTCGTTGTAGTTCGATGGAGCATCCACAATAAATATACCCCAATCAAAATTACGCTTTCCGCTTGCTTGAACATCATACCAATAGGTCAAACCGTACATACTTCCTGAAAGTTGTTTTATCGAGACATATAAATTACTTTTGTATTCTTCTTCCTTAGTTAATTCGTTGTCACCGGTCAATTCCTTTGTTAATGCAAGTTTGTAGTCGCCAAGCAAAGAATCTTTCACAGCATCAAGTCGATTTCTACATTTTATGATAGGTGCAGAAGCATTCTCTACTTTTTGTAGTTCATTATCATACTTAGCCCACTGCTTGTTGTTAAAATCAGCTATTAAAACCTTGTACTTATTAGAATTGGTATTAAGTTTTTGAAATTGCAATTTTGCGGGTGAAAAATAAAATGCTAGAAAGACGAGTATTCCAAGAAAAGCTACAACAATGCGGAATTTCTTATTCACATCAATAATAGTATTCCTCTATGGTAAGGAAATTCATCTAACAATCGCTAACTTAATCCAAAATCTTCGTAATGATCAATGTATTCACATAAATCATACCCAAGCTGTGTTAGTCTGAAGTGGTTTCCAATTCTGACACCGCTACCATCCCTGTTTGCCCTACCAGTTATCAATTGAGCCTTGATTAGAACATCCTCGTATTTTTTAACTAATTCGGGATAACCTAGATTAGTTTCTATTAGAACGATGCGTATCCATTCATTTTCATCTGCGCGATTTTGCGTTGAATCACTCATTGGGGGAGGGGGATTTTTTGCTAATCTGTAACTTGCTAAAAGCAAAATTACAGCACCACTAGAAAGTGAGCTAACAATTTTCATAAACTCCAAAGGTCTTAAATCTTCTTGGGTTGAGTATTTTTCGGTAGCTGTTACTAATAGTATTCGTTTCATAACTTCAAATCTGTCCTTGTCTGGAATACCCTCTTCAAGAAATTTTAATAGTTCCAATAAAGTATATCTGGCTTGTAGACTACTCTCGTATGTCTTTTTAATTCTCCCTTGTTCTTTAAGTTTTTCCCACTCGTTTGATACAGATGCTAAATGCTCATTTGCAATAAGTCTTTGTGCGACATTGCTAAGTGAAATAAGTGCCGATTTTGGATTATTGTAAACTGCTGTTAATACTTCAACAGAAGCCTTAACAGTAGCTTTTATTACTTCTGGCACTTCAAGATTCGATATTTCCTTAATAGTCGCAAGTGTTTTTTTCATATTTTGCTCATTAAACTTATGATAATTATTC
This window of the Patescibacteria group bacterium genome carries:
- a CDS encoding HAD-IA family hydrolase, whose amino-acid sequence is MIKGVVLDWLGTLSPGILEGYFPKNIIKDKFNFSDEQITLCETQLASFIPPFQPKNIEEQREILLSQYQSVAQNLPTKDQENFVEFLMDWSFEKITPTLYPDALSTLEQLTDRKFSIALLTNGWPTRLSEVQRCGVANFFNTILISNVAGVAKPDPKAYQNVSDALKLPFEELLFVDDKEKYLAPAQTLGMQVILMDRDGTKTQSSYPTIKNISEVASFLEK